The Candidatus Stygibacter australis genome includes the window GAGTGTATATCAGAAATTTAACCCTCTCCCTAATTTCTTTCAAGACAAAATTGTAGTACTGGTGGATGACTCAATAGTGCGTGGCACTACTTTACGTAAAATAGTGAAATTAGTGAGGAAAAAGGGGGCTAAGGAAGTTCATCTCAGAATCGGTTCTCCTCCTGTGCGCTACTCCTGTTTCTATGGGATTGATACTCCTACCCAGAAAGAATTGATCGCCCATAATAAAACTCATCAGGAAATTGTAAATTACCTGGAAGTGGATTCTCTGATGTATATGGATATGGATATGATACAGAAGGTTGTTCCTGATCCTGAGAATCATTGTTTTGCCTGCTTTAGTGGAGAATATCCCGTAAAGCTGGAAAAAGAAGTTATCAAGGGAATAGAATTTAAGAACTGGGATTTTAGTAGTCAGTCATTATGAGAAACAAATTAAGAACCTGGCGTGAAATTTCTGCAATTCGAGAAGAATTGGTATCTGATGATAAGAAAGCCGTCTTCACAAATGGCTGCTTTGATATCCTTCATCGAGGTCATGTGCAATATCTGCAAGCTGCCAGGGAACTGGGAGATGTCTTGATAGTGGGACTTAATAATGATGATAGTGTGAGAAGACTGAAGGGAGTTAATAGACCTGTGAACAGCGAGATAGACCGGGCCATAGTCTTATCAGCACTTCAGGATGTAGATCACGTAGTGATTTTTACTGAGGATACTCCTTATAAATTGATCAATACTGTAAAACCTGATATTCTGGTGAAAGGTGGTGACTGGAAACCGGAAGATATTGTGGGAAGTGATATAGTGCTACAAAGTGGTGGTGAAGTACTCAGTCTTGATTTTATTAAAGGTTATTCAACTACTAAGACAATAGAAGAAATGGAAAAGAAATAATGCAAATAATAGAAGATATAGCAATAGTCTCAGAAGTGAAAGATCGTAGAGTCCTGGTGAAATTACCCGAATCGGATAGTTGTGCCAGTTGTGCAGTGCATGGTATATGCCAGGTTGGTGAAAATACAAGCAGTCACTGGATAGATACTGATCTTAGATTACAGGTAGGAGACAAGGTGAAGATATTCATCTCCCCCGCCTTAAGAATAATGTCGTCATTTATTGTATTTTTATTACCAGTTATTATGATGATATTGGTTTATCTGATTTTCAAGTATCTATTTGTGAGTTCAGAGAACGTTTCCATACTGGGATCAGTATTATCATTAGGATTAAGTGGATTGATCATCTATGCAATAGATAAGAAATGGAGTAAGAAACTTCGTTTTGAGATACTTGAGAGAGTATCAGAAGAAGAATATCAACAGGAGATTTCTGATGAAGATACGCCTGAATAAGATGGTGTTTTACGGTTATCACGGCACTCAGCCGGAAGAGCGTAAGCTGGGACAGCGTTACATAGTTGATTTTGAATTGGAAACTGAC containing:
- a CDS encoding phosphoribosyltransferase family protein — encoded protein: SVYQKFNPLPNFFQDKIVVLVDDSIVRGTTLRKIVKLVRKKGAKEVHLRIGSPPVRYSCFYGIDTPTQKELIAHNKTHQEIVNYLEVDSLMYMDMDMIQKVVPDPENHCFACFSGEYPVKLEKEVIKGIEFKNWDFSSQSL
- the rfaE2 gene encoding D-glycero-beta-D-manno-heptose 1-phosphate adenylyltransferase, which gives rise to MRNKLRTWREISAIREELVSDDKKAVFTNGCFDILHRGHVQYLQAARELGDVLIVGLNNDDSVRRLKGVNRPVNSEIDRAIVLSALQDVDHVVIFTEDTPYKLINTVKPDILVKGGDWKPEDIVGSDIVLQSGGEVLSLDFIKGYSTTKTIEEMEKK
- a CDS encoding SoxR reducing system RseC family protein: MQIIEDIAIVSEVKDRRVLVKLPESDSCASCAVHGICQVGENTSSHWIDTDLRLQVGDKVKIFISPALRIMSSFIVFLLPVIMMILVYLIFKYLFVSSENVSILGSVLSLGLSGLIIYAIDKKWSKKLRFEILERVSEEEYQQEISDEDTPE